A stretch of the Bradyrhizobium sp. CCBAU 53351 genome encodes the following:
- a CDS encoding alpha/beta family hydrolase, with protein MAVKTRELKLDIERVGTVSAILTQPDKARACYVLAHGAGADMRHSFMAKVAAGLADRGLATFRFNFPYMEEKKGRPDQPAVAHATVRAAVAEAARLCPGMTLVAGGKSFGGRMTSQAQSKAPLPEVKGLAFLGFPLHAAKKPSSERAEHLAGIAIPMLFLQGTRDELADLGHLRPVIASLGAKATLHEVEGGDHSFAVLKRSGRTNDEALTEVLDTLAAWINSLA; from the coding sequence TCGACATCGAGCGCGTCGGCACGGTCTCGGCGATCCTGACGCAGCCTGACAAGGCGCGCGCCTGCTACGTGCTGGCGCATGGTGCGGGTGCGGATATGCGGCATTCCTTCATGGCGAAGGTCGCAGCAGGTCTCGCCGACCGCGGCCTCGCGACATTCCGCTTCAATTTCCCCTACATGGAAGAGAAGAAGGGACGTCCCGACCAGCCGGCCGTTGCGCACGCCACCGTCCGTGCGGCGGTGGCGGAGGCGGCGCGGCTATGCCCCGGGATGACACTCGTGGCGGGCGGCAAATCGTTCGGCGGGCGCATGACCTCGCAGGCGCAGTCCAAGGCGCCGTTGCCCGAAGTGAAGGGGCTCGCCTTCCTGGGCTTTCCCCTGCACGCCGCCAAGAAGCCGTCATCCGAACGCGCCGAGCACCTCGCCGGTATCGCCATCCCCATGCTGTTCCTGCAAGGCACCCGCGATGAGCTGGCCGACCTCGGTCATCTCAGGCCTGTCATCGCATCGCTCGGGGCGAAGGCGACGCTGCACGAGGTCGAAGGCGGCGATCACTCCTTCGCGGTGCTGAAGAGGTCCGGCCGGACCAATGATGAGGCGCTCACGGAGGTGCTGGACACGCTGGCGGCCTGGATCAACAGTCTCGCCTGA